In Vitis vinifera cultivar Pinot Noir 40024 chromosome 17, ASM3070453v1, one genomic interval encodes:
- the LOC100265641 gene encoding uncharacterized protein LOC100265641 isoform X6: MPGNEVGDRVHNFFGQDNLSQGQHHSQAVDGNWPGLNNNLWVGNQRQIGTLPTSNPKNYSVQQPDSERGHGSQSSRVPHGLNFTQSTLRPDIVKNQSQNQQLNLNGYMHGHTGFQTRQNEANLLGVDTESDRHSLTSRGLSSFESQRGNGPEHHRKNSVMMETTESPVNFDFLGGQPQMGGQQSGMLQSLARQQSGFNDMQILQQQVMLKQMQELQRQQQIQQQETRQHNSINQIPSFSNQAPGNHSPAMINGAPIHDASNYSWHPEFMSGNTNWIQRGASPVIQGSSNGLMFSPDQGQALRMMGLAPQQGDQSLYGVPVSNTRGTSSQYSHMQVDRAAMQQTPSGSNSFPSNQYTAFQDQPSMQDGNLVSKQGFPVKKLFGQAPGQNLSGGVVLENLQQLNSQQRNAPLQEFHGRQNLAGSSETLQEKTVMPVARAQSSAGLDPTEEKFLYGTDDSIWDVFGKGSNMGTGGHNQLDGTDIGGAFPSMQSGSWSALMQSAVAETSSNDIGLPEEWSGPIFQSIEPPTGNPQPATYSDGGKKQTVWADNLQQSGLKFSNEESERLQMNSSHRSIQHSSEEGSKWLDRNPPQKTVGEGNQNYGSATRSSDAGPNLKSISGPWVHRQSISSYSTGGQPSNKPNGWNFIESGAPGGDATMRAHENENLLHHSQSNDLNRAMHGSGTWKADSLPDSTVELDHVKCGTGSSQVSREDSNRNNVAAIPNFSSGKTSQETSQQLPNSQHDYWKNVASPVNSKGNEGLGKHQHHLNKGPQVLESSVNSFTKGAVEMHEMENCDKKENSSDGYRSNLSHRASSGGLRENVWLDASDSRSLPGAKQKLSGQVGRKTLGSRRFQYHPMGNLEVDIEPSYEAKHVSHAQAMSQQVSRGLKSHEQGFSGPSKFSGHVPKDSNEMEKGPSPEFQGDTRGVDEVPSRGIFPGSMPNMSAPPDRSVGIYIQNKTAQSSQNMLELLHKVDQSRDRGTAAQFSSSERNSLSEMPEPETSDGSVGHLQRNQSSASQGFGLQLAPPSQRLPVPNRSLVSQSSSQTVNLLNSHTSPEIGDKSRAWLASTASVQSLPPSREASQGELRNNRSVTQGQTGKEAPQPNIGGSFSTAFTPGFPYSRSPLQNQHMTVASGQVTSDQSVNASFDRFAACSRKVDDSYDRIPTSQSATAPLSDLAANAPYNNIASMSDMSRLSSSNQLHVRGSTQQTPVLEAVPVSRPSFSSGTSHQDGFSKVPNVWTNVSTQQCLPGVEAHKAPSNVFKSHFKSTSNSETTSSTSQKLDDQDAHKGGSGPSEFGVYSLKDQAFGSVEEQPVKDSPWKQVSSENIDPVQKPMHGSQGKESVGNHLSAASPSNPAATQRDIEAFGRSLKPNNSLNQNFSLLHQMHAMKGTEIDPGNRGLKRFKGLDCSLDSQGAPKAGQQLAYGYNTVARDASVNHTSVPSEDPKILSFSSEQMDNRNRNASSQVLPGSIPSQDMLVFGRNDSQNYSSGNNSVSSRAEHSQISPQMAPSWFDQYGTFKNGQMFPMYDAHKTTTMRTVEQPFFVGKSSDSLHTRNSMDQVNGAFDTSQVANVQHSSTPISMASDHLSAPLSLPPNVTDQSLVVVRPKKRKSATCELLPWHKEVTQFRRLQRNSMAELDWAQATNRLIDRVEDEAEIFEDGFPFLRPKRRLILTTQLMQQLLRPPPAAILSVDASSNCESVVYSVARLTLGDVCSFLSVSGSDSSMSLESGNLLAEKHKTSEKIGDQYFTKVMEDFISRARKLENDLFRLDNRASVLDLRVDCQDLEKFSVINRFAKFHSRGQADGPETSSSSDATANAQKTCPQRYVTALPMPRNLPDREWECGRRMDARSVSLKAVEAL; encoded by the exons ATGCCTGGCAACGAAGTTGGAGATAGGGTCCACAATTTTTTTGGGCAAGACAACTTGTCTCAGGGCCAGCATCATTCACAGGCTGTAGACGGGAATTGGCCGGGTCTAAATAACAATCTTTGGGTGGGAAACCAGAGACAGATTGGTACACTTCCAACTTCCAATCCCAAGAATTACAGTGTACAACAACCAG ATTCTGAGAGAGGACATGGCAGTCAGTCTTCTCGAGTCCCACATGGCTTGAACTTTACACAATCAACTCTGAGGCCTGACATTGTCAAAAATCAGTCTCAGAATCAACAGCTGAATCTGAATGGCTATATGCATGGTCATACTGGTTTTCAGACAAGGCAGAATGAAGCAAACCTTTTGGGAGTGGATACAGAATCTGATCGGCATAGTCTAACATCGAGAGGCTTATCTAGTTTTGAATCACAGCGAGGGAATGGTCCTGAACATCATAGGAAAAATTCAGTAATGATGGAAACTACCGAATCTCctgttaattttgattttcttggtgGTCAGCCACAGATGGGTGGCCAGCAATCAGGCATGCTGCAATCTTTGGCAAGGCAGCAATCTGGGTTTAATGACATGCAGATTCTCCAGCAACAAGTGATGCTGAAACAAATGCAAGAACTTCAGAGACAGCAACAAATTCAGCAACAAGAAACAAGGCAACACAATTCCATAAATCAAATTCCCTCCTTTTCTAACCAGGCTCCTGGGAACCATTCACCTGCCATGATTAATGGAGCTCCCATCCATGATGCATCTAATTATTCATGGCACCCTGAGTTTATGTCAGGAAACACAAACTGGATCCAGCGTGGTGCATCACCTGTAATCCAGGGATCCTCTAATGGACTCATGTTTTCCCCTGATCAAGGTCAGGCACTCCGCATGATGGGTTTGGCTCCTCAACAGGGTGATCAGTCTTTGTATGGGGTTCCTGTTTCTAACACAAGAGGTACTTCGAGCCAATATTCTCATATGCAAGTGGATAGGGCAGCAATGCAGCAGACTCCATCTGGCAGTAATTCATTTCCAAGCAATCAATATACTGCATTCCAAGATCAACCTAGCATGCAGGATGGTAATTTGGTTTCTAAGCAGGGTTTTCCAGTGAAAAAATTGTTTGGGCAGGCTCCTGGTCAAAATTTAAGTGGTGGTgttgttttggaaaatttgcAGCAATTGAACTCCCAGCAAAGAAATGCACCTTTGCAGGAATTTCATGGAAGGCAAAATCTTGCTGGTTCATCCGAAACATTACAAGAGAAAACAGTGATGCCGGTTGCTCGTGCTCAGAGTTCAGCTGGCCTTGATCCAACTGAAGAAAAGTTTTTGTATGGTACTGATGACAGTATTTGGGATGTCTTTGGCAAGGGCTCCAATATGGGTACAGGAGGCCATAATCAGCTGGATGGTACAGACATTGGAGGAGCATTTCCTTCCATGCAGAGTGGAAGTTGGAGTGCTCTTATGCAGTCCGCTGTAGCAGAAACTTCTAGTAATGATATAGGGCTACCGGAAGAGTGGAGTGGGCCGATTTTTCAGAGCATTGAACCTCCAACTGGGAACCCTCAGCCAGCGACATACAGTGATGGAGGCAAAAAGCAAACAGTTTGGGCCGATAACTTGCAG CAATCTggactcaaattttcaaatgaagaGAGTGAGAGGTTGCAGATGAATTCTTCTCACAGATCCATACAGCATTCTTCTGAAGAAGGAAGCAAGTGGCTAGATCGCAACCCTCCACAAAAGACAGTTGGTGAAGGGAATCAAAATTATGGAAGTGCCACCCGTTCTTCTGATGCAGGTCCAAACTTGAAGAGCATTTCAGGACCTTGGGTCCATCGACAGAGCATATCCTCTTACAGCACTGGTGGCCAACCCAGCAATAAACCAAATGGTTGGAATTTTATTGAGTCTGGAGCACCTGGTGGGGATGCTACAATGAGAGctcatgaaaatgaaaacttaTTGCACCATTCTCAGAGTAATGATCTTAACAGAGCCATGCATGGTTCTGGTACATGGAAAGCTGATTCCCTTCCTGATTCAACAGTTGAATTGGACCATGTAAAGTGTGGCACTGGAAGTTCACAGGTCAGTAGAGAAGATTCCAATCGTAATAATGTTGCTGCAATACCAAATTTTAGTTCTGGAAAGACCAGCCAGGAAACTAGCCAACAGCTTCCAAATAGTCAACATGATTATTGGAAAAATGTTGCTTCTCCTGTGAACTCTAAAGGAAATGAAGGCTTGGGGAAACACCAGCATCATCTAAATAAGGGCCCTCAGGTTTTGGAGTCATCAGTGAATAGCTTTACCAAGGGAGCAGTTGAAATGCATGAGATGGAGAACTGTGATAAAAAAGAGAACTCCAGTGATGGCTATCGCTCTAACTTATCCCATCGTGCTTCCTCTGGtggtttgagagaaaatgtttGGTTAGATGCAAGTGACTCACGTTCTTTGCCAGGCGCCAAACAAAAGTTGTCCGGTCAGGTTGGTAGAAAAACCTTGGGGTCTCGCCGATTTCAGTATCATCCAATGGGAAATTTGGAAGTGGATATAGAACCGTCTTATGAAGCAAAACATGTTTCACACGCACAGGCCATGTCTCAGCAGGTTTCCCGGGGATTAAAAAGTCATGAACAAGGATTTTCTGGACCATCTAAATTTTCTGGTCATGTTCCTAAAGATTCGAATGAAATGGAAAAG GGTCCATCGCCTGAATTTCAGGGAGACACAAGAGGAGTAGATGAGGTACCTTCTAGAGGCATATTTCCTGGTTCTATGCCTAATATGTCTGCTCCTCCTGACAGATCAGTTGGTATCTATATCCAAAACAAGACTGCTCAATCAAG TCAAAATATGCTTGAACTTCTTCACAAGGTGGATCAATCAAGGGATCGAGGCACAGCAGCTCAGTTCAGTTCTTCAGAGCGGAATTCACTATCTGAGATGCCAGAACCAGAAACTTCTGATGGGTCTGTAGGTCACCTTCAGCGAAATCAGTCCTCTGCTTCTCAGGGTTTTGGTTTGCAACTGGCCCCTCCTTCTCAGCGATTGCCTGTTCCAAACCGTTCCTTGGTTTCTCAGAGCTCCTCACAGACAGTTAATTTGCTCAACTCACATACCTCTCCTGAGATAGGAGATAAGAGTCGTGCATGGTTGGCATCCACTGCTTCTGTTCAGTCTTTGCCTCCTTCCCGTGAAGCATCTCAGGGAGAGTTGAGAAATAATAGATCTGTTACTCAAGGACAAACTGGAAAGGAAGCCCCACAGCCTAACATTGGAGGAAGCTTTTCTACTGCTTTTACACCTGGCTTCCCTTATTCTAGGAGTCCGCTTCAGAATCAGCATATGACTGTTGCAAGTGGGCAAGTTACATCTGATCAATCTGTCAATGCATCTTTTGATAGGTTTGCTGCCTGTTCTAGAAAGGTTGATGACTCTTATGATAGAATTCCAACTAGTCAATCTGCAACTGCACCATTATCTGATTTAGCTGCCAATGCACCATATAACAACATTGCTTCCATGTCAGACATGTCCCGCCTGAGTAGTAGCAACCAATTGCATGTGAGAGGTTCCACCCAACAGACCCCTGTGTTGGAGGCTGTGCCTGTTTCACGGCCTTCTTTTTCATCTGGCACATCCCATCAGGATGGTTTTTCAAAGGTACCTAATGTATGGACCAATGTTTCAACTCAACAATGTTTACCAGGTGTTGAAGCTCACAAGGCCCCTTCCAATGTATTTAAATCCCATTTTAAATCAACCAGTAATTCAGAAACAACTTCCTCCACATCACAGAAGCTGGATGATCAAGATGCCCACAAAGGAGGGAGTGGCCCATCTGAGTTTGGAGTATATTCTTTGAAAGATCAAGCCTTTGGTTCTGTGGAAGAGCAGCCAGTGAAAGACAGCCCCTGGAAGCAAGTGTCGTCTGAGAACATTGACCCAGTCCAAAAGCCAATGCATGGTTCACAAGGAAAAGAATCTGTTGGTAATCATCTTTCTGCTGCATCTCCTTCAAACCCTGCTGCCACCCAAAGAGATATTGAAGCTTTTGGCCGTTCTTTGAAACCAAATAATAGTTTGAATCAGAATTTCTCATTGTTGCATCAGATGCATGCCATGAAGGGTACTGAGATTGATCCTGGTAATAGGGGCTTGAAGAGATTTAAAGGACTGGATTGCAGTCTGGACTCTCAGGGAGCTCCTAAGGCAGGACAACAGTTGGCATATGGCTACAATACAGTGGCCAGGGATGCATCAGTTAATCATACCTCAGTTCCATCTGAAGATCCTAAGATACTAAGTTTTTCATCAGAGCAAATGGATAATCGAAATAGAAATGCATCTTCTCAAGTTTTGCCTGGAAGCATACCTTCCCAGGATATGCTTGTGTTTGGACGAAATGATTCTCAAAATTACTCCAGTGGTAATAATTCAGTTTCTTCTAGAGCCGAGCATTCTCAGATTAGTCCCCAGATGGCACCTTCCTGGTTTGATCAATATGGGACCTTTAAAAATGGGCAGATGTTCCCTATGTATGATGCGCATAAAACCACCACTATGAGGACTGTGGAGCAGCCATTTTTTGTTGGTAAATCTTCTGATAGTTTGCACACACGGAATTCAATGGACCAAGTAAATGGTGCTTTTGATACCAGTCAGGTTGCTAATGTCCAGCATAGTTCTACCCCCATCTCAATGGCAAGTGATCATCTCTCTGCCCCTCTTTCATTGCCTCCAAATGTCACTGATCAAAGTTTGGTGGTTGTGAGGCCAAAGAAGCGTAAGAGTGCTACATGTGAGCTTCTGCCATGGCATAAAGAGGTGACTCAGTTCCGTAGGCTTCAGAGGAACAG CATGGCAGAACTAGACTGGGCTCAAGCAACAAATCGATTGATTGATAGG GTGGAAGATGAAGCTGAAATTTTTGAAGATGGTTTTCCATTTCTTAGACCGAAGAGAAGGCTTATTTTGACAACACAGCTTATGCAGCAATTGCTTCGCCCTCCTCCAGCTGCAATTCTCTCAGTGGATGCCAGTTCAAATTGTGAGAGTGTGGTCTACTCTGTTGCTAGATTAACATTAGGGGATGTGTGCAGCTTTCTGTCTGTCTCAGGAAGTGATTCGTCTATGTCTCTGGAGAGTGGAAACCT CCTGGCTGAGAAGCACAAGACATCTGAGAAAATTGGTGATCAGTACTTCACAAAAGTAATGGAAGACTTCATTAGTAGAGCAAGAAAGCTGGAAAATGATTTGTTCAG
- the LOC100265641 gene encoding uncharacterized protein LOC100265641 isoform X4, whose protein sequence is MPGNEVGDRVHNFFGQDNLSQGQHHSQAVDGNWPGLNNNLWVGNQRQIGTLPTSNPKNYSVQQPADSERGHGSQSSRVPHGLNFTQSTLRPDIVKNQSQNQQLNLNGYMHGHTGFQTRQNEANLLGVDTESDRHSLTSRGLSSFESQRGNGPEHHRKNSVMMETTESPVNFDFLGGQPQMGGQQSGMLQSLARQQSGFNDMQILQQQVMLKQMQELQRQQQIQQQETRQHNSINQIPSFSNQAPGNHSPAMINGAPIHDASNYSWHPEFMSGNTNWIQRGASPVIQGSSNGLMFSPDQGQALRMMGLAPQQGDQSLYGVPVSNTRGTSSQYSHMQVDRAAMQQTPSGSNSFPSNQYTAFQDQPSMQDGNLVSKQGFPVKKLFGQAPGQNLSGGVVLENLQQLNSQQRNAPLQEFHGRQNLAGSSETLQEKTVMPVARAQSSAGLDPTEEKFLYGTDDSIWDVFGKGSNMGTGGHNQLDGTDIGGAFPSMQSGSWSALMQSAVAETSSNDIGLPEEWSGPIFQSIEPPTGNPQPATYSDGGKKQTVWADNLQVASSLSSKPFSLPNDVNMTTNYSSFPGFQQSGLKFSNEESERLQMNSSHRSIQHSSEEGSKWLDRNPPQKTVGEGNQNYGSATRSSDAGPNLKSISGPWVHRQSISSYSTGGQPSNKPNGWNFIESGAPGGDATMRAHENENLLHHSQSNDLNRAMHGSGTWKADSLPDSTVELDHVKCGTGSSQVSREDSNRNNVAAIPNFSSGKTSQETSQQLPNSQHDYWKNVASPVNSKGNEGLGKHQHHLNKGPQVLESSVNSFTKGAVEMHEMENCDKKENSSDGYRSNLSHRASSGGLRENVWLDASDSRSLPGAKQKLSGQVGRKTLGSRRFQYHPMGNLEVDIEPSYEAKHVSHAQAMSQQVSRGLKSHEQGFSGPSKFSGHVPKDSNEMEKGPSPEFQGDTRGVDEVPSRGIFPGSMPNMSAPPDRSVGIYIQNKTAQSSQNMLELLHKVDQSRDRGTAAQFSSSERNSLSEMPEPETSDGSVGHLQRNQSSASQGFGLQLAPPSQRLPVPNRSLVSQSSSQTVNLLNSHTSPEIGDKSRAWLASTASVQSLPPSREASQGELRNNRSVTQGQTGKEAPQPNIGGSFSTAFTPGFPYSRSPLQNQHMTVASGQVTSDQSVNASFDRFAACSRKVDDSYDRIPTSQSATAPLSDLAANAPYNNIASMSDMSRLSSSNQLHVRGSTQQTPVLEAVPVSRPSFSSGTSHQDGFSKVPNVWTNVSTQQCLPGVEAHKAPSNVFKSHFKSTSNSETTSSTSQKLDDQDAHKGGSGPSEFGVYSLKDQAFGSVEEQPVKDSPWKQVSSENIDPVQKPMHGSQGKESVGNHLSAASPSNPAATQRDIEAFGRSLKPNNSLNQNFSLLHQMHAMKGTEIDPGNRGLKRFKGLDCSLDSQGAPKAGQQLAYGYNTVARDASVNHTSVPSEDPKILSFSSEQMDNRNRNASSQVLPGSIPSQDMLVFGRNDSQNYSSGNNSVSSRAEHSQISPQMAPSWFDQYGTFKNGQMFPMYDAHKTTTMRTVEQPFFVGKSSDSLHTRNSMDQVNGAFDTSQVANVQHSSTPISMASDHLSAPLSLPPNVTDQSLVVVRPKKRKSATCELLPWHKEVTQFRRLQRNSMAELDWAQATNRLIDRVEDEAEIFEDGFPFLRPKRRLILTTQLMQQLLRPPPAAILSVDASSNCESVVYSVARLTLGDVCSFLSVSGSDSSMSLESGNLLAEKHKTSEKIGDQYFTKVMEDFISRARKLENDLFRLDNRASVLDLRVDCQDLEKFSVINRFAKFHSRGQADGPETSSSSDATANAQKTCPQRYVTALPMPRNLPDRVQCLSL, encoded by the exons ATGCCTGGCAACGAAGTTGGAGATAGGGTCCACAATTTTTTTGGGCAAGACAACTTGTCTCAGGGCCAGCATCATTCACAGGCTGTAGACGGGAATTGGCCGGGTCTAAATAACAATCTTTGGGTGGGAAACCAGAGACAGATTGGTACACTTCCAACTTCCAATCCCAAGAATTACAGTGTACAACAACCAG CAGATTCTGAGAGAGGACATGGCAGTCAGTCTTCTCGAGTCCCACATGGCTTGAACTTTACACAATCAACTCTGAGGCCTGACATTGTCAAAAATCAGTCTCAGAATCAACAGCTGAATCTGAATGGCTATATGCATGGTCATACTGGTTTTCAGACAAGGCAGAATGAAGCAAACCTTTTGGGAGTGGATACAGAATCTGATCGGCATAGTCTAACATCGAGAGGCTTATCTAGTTTTGAATCACAGCGAGGGAATGGTCCTGAACATCATAGGAAAAATTCAGTAATGATGGAAACTACCGAATCTCctgttaattttgattttcttggtgGTCAGCCACAGATGGGTGGCCAGCAATCAGGCATGCTGCAATCTTTGGCAAGGCAGCAATCTGGGTTTAATGACATGCAGATTCTCCAGCAACAAGTGATGCTGAAACAAATGCAAGAACTTCAGAGACAGCAACAAATTCAGCAACAAGAAACAAGGCAACACAATTCCATAAATCAAATTCCCTCCTTTTCTAACCAGGCTCCTGGGAACCATTCACCTGCCATGATTAATGGAGCTCCCATCCATGATGCATCTAATTATTCATGGCACCCTGAGTTTATGTCAGGAAACACAAACTGGATCCAGCGTGGTGCATCACCTGTAATCCAGGGATCCTCTAATGGACTCATGTTTTCCCCTGATCAAGGTCAGGCACTCCGCATGATGGGTTTGGCTCCTCAACAGGGTGATCAGTCTTTGTATGGGGTTCCTGTTTCTAACACAAGAGGTACTTCGAGCCAATATTCTCATATGCAAGTGGATAGGGCAGCAATGCAGCAGACTCCATCTGGCAGTAATTCATTTCCAAGCAATCAATATACTGCATTCCAAGATCAACCTAGCATGCAGGATGGTAATTTGGTTTCTAAGCAGGGTTTTCCAGTGAAAAAATTGTTTGGGCAGGCTCCTGGTCAAAATTTAAGTGGTGGTgttgttttggaaaatttgcAGCAATTGAACTCCCAGCAAAGAAATGCACCTTTGCAGGAATTTCATGGAAGGCAAAATCTTGCTGGTTCATCCGAAACATTACAAGAGAAAACAGTGATGCCGGTTGCTCGTGCTCAGAGTTCAGCTGGCCTTGATCCAACTGAAGAAAAGTTTTTGTATGGTACTGATGACAGTATTTGGGATGTCTTTGGCAAGGGCTCCAATATGGGTACAGGAGGCCATAATCAGCTGGATGGTACAGACATTGGAGGAGCATTTCCTTCCATGCAGAGTGGAAGTTGGAGTGCTCTTATGCAGTCCGCTGTAGCAGAAACTTCTAGTAATGATATAGGGCTACCGGAAGAGTGGAGTGGGCCGATTTTTCAGAGCATTGAACCTCCAACTGGGAACCCTCAGCCAGCGACATACAGTGATGGAGGCAAAAAGCAAACAGTTTGGGCCGATAACTTGCAGGTTGCCTCTTCATTAAGTTCTAAACCTTTTAGTTTACCTAATGATGTCAATATGACTACTAATTATAGTAGCTTCCCTGGATTTCAGCAATCTggactcaaattttcaaatgaagaGAGTGAGAGGTTGCAGATGAATTCTTCTCACAGATCCATACAGCATTCTTCTGAAGAAGGAAGCAAGTGGCTAGATCGCAACCCTCCACAAAAGACAGTTGGTGAAGGGAATCAAAATTATGGAAGTGCCACCCGTTCTTCTGATGCAGGTCCAAACTTGAAGAGCATTTCAGGACCTTGGGTCCATCGACAGAGCATATCCTCTTACAGCACTGGTGGCCAACCCAGCAATAAACCAAATGGTTGGAATTTTATTGAGTCTGGAGCACCTGGTGGGGATGCTACAATGAGAGctcatgaaaatgaaaacttaTTGCACCATTCTCAGAGTAATGATCTTAACAGAGCCATGCATGGTTCTGGTACATGGAAAGCTGATTCCCTTCCTGATTCAACAGTTGAATTGGACCATGTAAAGTGTGGCACTGGAAGTTCACAGGTCAGTAGAGAAGATTCCAATCGTAATAATGTTGCTGCAATACCAAATTTTAGTTCTGGAAAGACCAGCCAGGAAACTAGCCAACAGCTTCCAAATAGTCAACATGATTATTGGAAAAATGTTGCTTCTCCTGTGAACTCTAAAGGAAATGAAGGCTTGGGGAAACACCAGCATCATCTAAATAAGGGCCCTCAGGTTTTGGAGTCATCAGTGAATAGCTTTACCAAGGGAGCAGTTGAAATGCATGAGATGGAGAACTGTGATAAAAAAGAGAACTCCAGTGATGGCTATCGCTCTAACTTATCCCATCGTGCTTCCTCTGGtggtttgagagaaaatgtttGGTTAGATGCAAGTGACTCACGTTCTTTGCCAGGCGCCAAACAAAAGTTGTCCGGTCAGGTTGGTAGAAAAACCTTGGGGTCTCGCCGATTTCAGTATCATCCAATGGGAAATTTGGAAGTGGATATAGAACCGTCTTATGAAGCAAAACATGTTTCACACGCACAGGCCATGTCTCAGCAGGTTTCCCGGGGATTAAAAAGTCATGAACAAGGATTTTCTGGACCATCTAAATTTTCTGGTCATGTTCCTAAAGATTCGAATGAAATGGAAAAG GGTCCATCGCCTGAATTTCAGGGAGACACAAGAGGAGTAGATGAGGTACCTTCTAGAGGCATATTTCCTGGTTCTATGCCTAATATGTCTGCTCCTCCTGACAGATCAGTTGGTATCTATATCCAAAACAAGACTGCTCAATCAAG TCAAAATATGCTTGAACTTCTTCACAAGGTGGATCAATCAAGGGATCGAGGCACAGCAGCTCAGTTCAGTTCTTCAGAGCGGAATTCACTATCTGAGATGCCAGAACCAGAAACTTCTGATGGGTCTGTAGGTCACCTTCAGCGAAATCAGTCCTCTGCTTCTCAGGGTTTTGGTTTGCAACTGGCCCCTCCTTCTCAGCGATTGCCTGTTCCAAACCGTTCCTTGGTTTCTCAGAGCTCCTCACAGACAGTTAATTTGCTCAACTCACATACCTCTCCTGAGATAGGAGATAAGAGTCGTGCATGGTTGGCATCCACTGCTTCTGTTCAGTCTTTGCCTCCTTCCCGTGAAGCATCTCAGGGAGAGTTGAGAAATAATAGATCTGTTACTCAAGGACAAACTGGAAAGGAAGCCCCACAGCCTAACATTGGAGGAAGCTTTTCTACTGCTTTTACACCTGGCTTCCCTTATTCTAGGAGTCCGCTTCAGAATCAGCATATGACTGTTGCAAGTGGGCAAGTTACATCTGATCAATCTGTCAATGCATCTTTTGATAGGTTTGCTGCCTGTTCTAGAAAGGTTGATGACTCTTATGATAGAATTCCAACTAGTCAATCTGCAACTGCACCATTATCTGATTTAGCTGCCAATGCACCATATAACAACATTGCTTCCATGTCAGACATGTCCCGCCTGAGTAGTAGCAACCAATTGCATGTGAGAGGTTCCACCCAACAGACCCCTGTGTTGGAGGCTGTGCCTGTTTCACGGCCTTCTTTTTCATCTGGCACATCCCATCAGGATGGTTTTTCAAAGGTACCTAATGTATGGACCAATGTTTCAACTCAACAATGTTTACCAGGTGTTGAAGCTCACAAGGCCCCTTCCAATGTATTTAAATCCCATTTTAAATCAACCAGTAATTCAGAAACAACTTCCTCCACATCACAGAAGCTGGATGATCAAGATGCCCACAAAGGAGGGAGTGGCCCATCTGAGTTTGGAGTATATTCTTTGAAAGATCAAGCCTTTGGTTCTGTGGAAGAGCAGCCAGTGAAAGACAGCCCCTGGAAGCAAGTGTCGTCTGAGAACATTGACCCAGTCCAAAAGCCAATGCATGGTTCACAAGGAAAAGAATCTGTTGGTAATCATCTTTCTGCTGCATCTCCTTCAAACCCTGCTGCCACCCAAAGAGATATTGAAGCTTTTGGCCGTTCTTTGAAACCAAATAATAGTTTGAATCAGAATTTCTCATTGTTGCATCAGATGCATGCCATGAAGGGTACTGAGATTGATCCTGGTAATAGGGGCTTGAAGAGATTTAAAGGACTGGATTGCAGTCTGGACTCTCAGGGAGCTCCTAAGGCAGGACAACAGTTGGCATATGGCTACAATACAGTGGCCAGGGATGCATCAGTTAATCATACCTCAGTTCCATCTGAAGATCCTAAGATACTAAGTTTTTCATCAGAGCAAATGGATAATCGAAATAGAAATGCATCTTCTCAAGTTTTGCCTGGAAGCATACCTTCCCAGGATATGCTTGTGTTTGGACGAAATGATTCTCAAAATTACTCCAGTGGTAATAATTCAGTTTCTTCTAGAGCCGAGCATTCTCAGATTAGTCCCCAGATGGCACCTTCCTGGTTTGATCAATATGGGACCTTTAAAAATGGGCAGATGTTCCCTATGTATGATGCGCATAAAACCACCACTATGAGGACTGTGGAGCAGCCATTTTTTGTTGGTAAATCTTCTGATAGTTTGCACACACGGAATTCAATGGACCAAGTAAATGGTGCTTTTGATACCAGTCAGGTTGCTAATGTCCAGCATAGTTCTACCCCCATCTCAATGGCAAGTGATCATCTCTCTGCCCCTCTTTCATTGCCTCCAAATGTCACTGATCAAAGTTTGGTGGTTGTGAGGCCAAAGAAGCGTAAGAGTGCTACATGTGAGCTTCTGCCATGGCATAAAGAGGTGACTCAGTTCCGTAGGCTTCAGAGGAACAG CATGGCAGAACTAGACTGGGCTCAAGCAACAAATCGATTGATTGATAGG GTGGAAGATGAAGCTGAAATTTTTGAAGATGGTTTTCCATTTCTTAGACCGAAGAGAAGGCTTATTTTGACAACACAGCTTATGCAGCAATTGCTTCGCCCTCCTCCAGCTGCAATTCTCTCAGTGGATGCCAGTTCAAATTGTGAGAGTGTGGTCTACTCTGTTGCTAGATTAACATTAGGGGATGTGTGCAGCTTTCTGTCTGTCTCAGGAAGTGATTCGTCTATGTCTCTGGAGAGTGGAAACCT CCTGGCTGAGAAGCACAAGACATCTGAGAAAATTGGTGATCAGTACTTCACAAAAGTAATGGAAGACTTCATTAGTAGAGCAAGAAAGCTGGAAAATGATTTGTTCAG